TCCCGCTCCCGCGTCCGTACCGACCCACGAATGACGTAACTATTTTATACTACACCAGTCTCAGGTTGAAAGGGACCCACGATGGGCGACGACAAGAAGCGCAAGCGCATACTGCGGGCCTTTTCGGCCTCCAGCTTCCTCAACGACATGGGCTCGGACATGCTGCTGCCCATCATGCCGCTGTACCTGTTGGGCCTGGGGGCGGGGACCGCCTTCATCGGCTTCCTCGACGGGCTCGGCACGGCCGTCGTCTCCCTGGCGCAACTGGCCTCGGGATACCTGTCGGACCAGCTGGGGCGGCGGAAGGTCTTCATCTGGACGGGCTACCTGGCCGGGGCGCTGGGCAAGCTGGGATTCGGCCTGGCCCGGACCCCGGGGCAGATGATCGGGCCCAAGGTGGTGGACCGGCTGGGCAAGGTCCGCGGCGCGCCCCGGGACGCCATGCTGAGCGACGTTTACGGCGCCGAAAAGAGGGGGTGGGCCTTCGGCGTCCTCCGGGCGATGGACAACGGCGGGGCCTTTACCGGGGCCCTCCTGGCCTGGCTTTTCGTAAATACAATCCCGCTCCGCTGGATTTTCTATATCGCCGCCGTACCGTGCGCCGTCGCGGCCCTGGTCATCCTTCTGACTCTCCCCGAATCCCGCGTGAAACGGGAACCGAAGCGCCTCTCCCTCCGCCTCCTCGACCGTAACAGCCGCCTGTTCCTCCTGTTCGTCTTCGTGGCCTCCCTGGGCCTCTTCTCCTACTCCCTGCTCCTCGTTTACGCCGAAGAAAACGGTGTCCCGCCGGGGATGATCCCGCTCGCGTACCTGGCGATGACCGCCGCGGCCGTTCTGGCCTCCTACCGGGGCGGACGGATGCTGGACCGCATCGGGCGGCGGCCGGTCCTGACCCTGTCACTTTTATCGTTCATCCTGCTCTGCGCGGTCGCCCTCCTCGGACCGTCGGGCTGGTGGTCCATAATTCTGTTGGTCCTCTACGGCCTGTGCACGGGCCTTTTCGAGCCCGCCCTGAGCTGCGCGGCGGTGGAGTTGGTGCCGGCGGAGCTGCGGGGGACCATTCTGGGGGCGACGCGCCTGATGATGGGGCTGGCGGCGCTCCCCGCGAGCTGGCTGGCCGGCTGGCTCTGGGAAACCGTCGGAAGTTGGGCGGCCTTCCTCGTGGCGGGGGTGTTCGTCCTTATTTCACTGTTCATACTGCCGTTCGTAAAATTATCCGGGGGTTCGCACCCGTAAAACGCGCGGCGGCGGCGGTTTTTTCAGGCGTTAAAAAAAATTCCGTCCTCGGCACGTCGTTCAGCTTGACGACCTGGAAACTTCACGCTATAATGGAAACCGATTTAGGTAATTCAAGTTTCGCGGGTTTTATGGACCTCGAAGACATCATCCGCCACACCCGTCAACCGGAAAACGACGACCCCCGCCGCCGTCAGATTCTGGAGGCCGCCGGGCGCCTCTTTTACCGCTACGGCCCCCGCAAGACATCCCTGGACGACATCGCCCGGGAGTGCCGCATCAGCAAGAAGACCATCTACGGCTGCTTCGAGGGCAAGGACGGGCTGGTCCGCGCCGTGCTCTTCGAGCTGGTGTACGAGAAGATTGACTCCGTGCTGTGGGTCTTCGGCGACCTGATTCCGGAGGAATTTCAAAGCCTGGTCCCCGAGCCGGCGGCGAAGCCGTCCATCCGCGGGATGCTCAAGGCCGTCACCGACTTCGCCCAGCGGATGCGGCAGCGCGTCTCCATGCAGATGCTCACCGACCTGCGCACCGACTACCCTGACCTGTGGCGGGAGCTCGTGGCGATGCGCGAACCCTTCGTGCGGGGCGTGGTGGAGATGATCGAACGCGGTCAGCGGGAGGGTGACGTCCATCCTGGGATAAACCCGCTCGTCGCCACCGAGATGCTCTACACGGCCTTCGAATCCCTGTTGAGCTCGCAGTTCTTGAACGCCCGGGAGATCGGCCCGGGCGAGATCGGCGTCAATTTTTTACGCATCGTGAGCCACGGCCTATTGACCGGACCGCCCCCGGAAGGGGAACCGGTATGACACGCCCCTCCGCCGGCCTAACGCAGGACTTCCAGCCTGACGCGGATGACGCCCGCCTCGAGCATCCCGAGCTGTTTTGCCGCGGCGTAGGACAGGTCGAGAATCCTCCCCTCGACCCAGGGCCCCCGGTCGTTTATGCGGACCACCACGCTGCGACCGTTCGCCTCGTTGGTCACCCGCACCCGTGTGCCGAAGGGGAGGCTGCGGTGCGCCGCGGTGTAGCCGTACATGTCAAAGATTTCGCCCGAGGCGGTGGGCCGGCCCTGGAAGTCTCTGCCATACCACGAGGCCATGCCGTACTGGGCACCGCCGGGATACTGCGGCCTCGGCCCGCGGACACAGCCCAGCACCATGAGGATTACGGCGAGCGCGACGAACCGATAAAACCTGTTCACTTCCCCCCTCCGAGGAGCGCAAGACACGCGGCGACGACCCGCTCGGGGTCCAGCTCGGACATGCAGCGATGATGACCCAGGGGACAGACACGGTGACCGTGAAGGCTGCACGGGCGGCACTCCAGGCCCTCGACCCGGACGATGCGGTGGGGCACACCGAAGGGCCAGAATCCGCCCGGAACGCCCGTCGGTCCGAAGACGCAGACCACGGGCGTGCCCAGCGCGCTGCTCATGTATATCGGCCCCGAATCGTTGGCGAGAACCAGGTCCGCCCCGGCGATGACTGCCTTGGCCCGACCGAGGTCCGTCTGTCCCACCAGGGAGGAAAGCCCGGGCGCTCCGCCGCCGATTACGACTCGAGCGGCGTCCATGTCGGCCTTTCCCCCCATCAGGACGACGCTTCCGCCGGTGCGCCGTATCACATCGTGAGCGACGGCGGCGTACCTTTCGGGAGGATACAGCTTAGTTTCCCACAGACTGCCCGGAAAGAGGGCGATGACCGGCCGGCTGAGGCGATCGAAGAGGGCCTCCGCCCACTCCGCGTCACCACCGCCGACACCGAGAACGCCCCGGGGCTCCTCGGACGGCGAAAGGCCCAGCGGCCGGGCCAGATCGCAGATGCGCAGGGTCTCGTGACGGCCGAGGGTGTACTCGACGCGGTGGGTGTAGAGGAAGCCCCAGAGGGTGAATTTCGGCCGAAGTTCCCGGTCCGTAAAGGGAGGGGTATAGGGTCCCTTCGGCGGCCCGTACCCGATACGAACGGGCGCCCGGGTGAGCAGGGCCAGGATTGCGCTGCGCGCCGAGCGGTGAGGCACCAACACGGCGTCGTACCGTCCGCGCAGATCGCGACCCAGGGAGAGGAGCTTGCCCAAACCGGGCTCTCCGCGCTTGTCGTAGACGACGACCCGGTTCAGGTGGGGATGATCGTCCAAGAGAGGGGCCGAAGCGGGGACCACGAGGGCGTCCACCGTCCAGCCGTCCCCGGCGAGGAGTGAGAAGAGCGGCGTGGTAAGCGCCACATCACCCAGGAAAGCGGTGTTCAACACCAGCACCCGACCCTTTACGGCCGAATCACCCATCGGGTTTAGTATAACACGTCACCACAAGGGTTTATAAAAACAACCAAGCGAGAGGATATGGACGCAGTTCTCGAAATCCGGGGCCTTACGAAGAGCTACGAGCTGGGCCACCTGCGCGCTCCGGCGCTGCGCGGCGTGGACCTGACAATCGGGCGGGGCGAGTTCACCGCCCTGGTCGGCCCCTCGGGCTCGGGGAAGACGACGCTGTTGAACATCGCCGGCTGCCTGGACGTCCCCGACGAGGGTCGGGTCATCCTGGCCGGGGAGGAGGTGCAGAACCTCAAGTCCGGCCGCCGGGCCGAGATCCGCGGACGGAGCATCGGCTTCGTCTTCCAGACCTTCAACCTCATCCCCGTGCTGACGGCCAAGGAGAACGCCGAGTACCCTCTCATCCTGGGGGGGCACTACCGGAGGGCCGACGCCCAGGAAAAGGCGAGGCTCAAGAAGCGCCCGGCGGAGCTCCTGACCGAGCTGGGGCTCGCGGAGTACTTAAACCGTCGCCCCAACGACAT
The genomic region above belongs to bacterium and contains:
- a CDS encoding MFS transporter, which produces MGDDKKRKRILRAFSASSFLNDMGSDMLLPIMPLYLLGLGAGTAFIGFLDGLGTAVVSLAQLASGYLSDQLGRRKVFIWTGYLAGALGKLGFGLARTPGQMIGPKVVDRLGKVRGAPRDAMLSDVYGAEKRGWAFGVLRAMDNGGAFTGALLAWLFVNTIPLRWIFYIAAVPCAVAALVILLTLPESRVKREPKRLSLRLLDRNSRLFLLFVFVASLGLFSYSLLLVYAEENGVPPGMIPLAYLAMTAAAVLASYRGGRMLDRIGRRPVLTLSLLSFILLCAVALLGPSGWWSIILLVLYGLCTGLFEPALSCAAVELVPAELRGTILGATRLMMGLAALPASWLAGWLWETVGSWAAFLVAGVFVLISLFILPFVKLSGGSHP
- a CDS encoding TetR/AcrR family transcriptional regulator; protein product: MDLEDIIRHTRQPENDDPRRRQILEAAGRLFYRYGPRKTSLDDIARECRISKKTIYGCFEGKDGLVRAVLFELVYEKIDSVLWVFGDLIPEEFQSLVPEPAAKPSIRGMLKAVTDFAQRMRQRVSMQMLTDLRTDYPDLWRELVAMREPFVRGVVEMIERGQREGDVHPGINPLVATEMLYTAFESLLSSQFLNAREIGPGEIGVNFLRIVSHGLLTGPPPEGEPV
- a CDS encoding septal ring lytic transglycosylase RlpA family protein; translation: MNRFYRFVALAVILMVLGCVRGPRPQYPGGAQYGMASWYGRDFQGRPTASGEIFDMYGYTAAHRSLPFGTRVRVTNEANGRSVVVRINDRGPWVEGRILDLSYAAAKQLGMLEAGVIRVRLEVLR
- a CDS encoding glycosyltransferase family 9 protein translates to MNTAFLGDVALTTPLFSLLAGDGWTVDALVVPASAPLLDDHPHLNRVVVYDKRGEPGLGKLLSLGRDLRGRYDAVLVPHRSARSAILALLTRAPVRIGYGPPKGPYTPPFTDRELRPKFTLWGFLYTHRVEYTLGRHETLRICDLARPLGLSPSEEPRGVLGVGGGDAEWAEALFDRLSRPVIALFPGSLWETKLYPPERYAAVAHDVIRRTGGSVVLMGGKADMDAARVVIGGGAPGLSSLVGQTDLGRAKAVIAGADLVLANDSGPIYMSSALGTPVVCVFGPTGVPGGFWPFGVPHRIVRVEGLECRPCSLHGHRVCPLGHHRCMSELDPERVVAACLALLGGGK
- a CDS encoding ABC transporter ATP-binding protein, whose product is MDAVLEIRGLTKSYELGHLRAPALRGVDLTIGRGEFTALVGPSGSGKTTLLNIAGCLDVPDEGRVILAGEEVQNLKSGRRAEIRGRSIGFVFQTFNLIPVLTAKENAEYPLILGGHYRRADAQEKARLKKRPAELLTELGLAEYLNRRPNDMSGGQRQRVAIARALVTEPAVVLADEPTANLDSSTGTEIMKLLKEMNERHGATFLFATHDPLVMSFCRRIVTLTDGRISDDRTQAGDGGR